A single Macrobrachium nipponense isolate FS-2020 chromosome 5, ASM1510439v2, whole genome shotgun sequence DNA region contains:
- the LOC135215714 gene encoding chymotrypsinogen A-like isoform X2: MASSRAISLAGYLLVVSALRTSALMEEGREASMQKPAKDAIGALRATVELPCMTNSTPYAMNLGTTVIFKSPRFPRRYPRKTDCGWNLTGTNIVVDCDQFRTQRRKYRVCFDYLSLNGIKFCGGFERRPIGFTSNGTSLSINFHSDRLWNKRGFSCQATVMPATPDEEVPTTCTCGIPNRQSRIVGGHPTGQNEYPWQVAIAWPGNNDFQDFYCGGSVINKRFVLTAAHCGVIFEDQVIVGAHSWLSPLTSGRRVNIETVIKHEQYNPETKENDIALVKLAEDLNFTDTRVAAVCLPTVGTQETYAGMKAIATGWGSLDYGTPVFPSELQEVEVDVVNNSVCLGSNGMFSVITDNMLCAGSDAGGNGTCQGDSGGPLVVETGGIFTQIGATSLGIGCGSENFYGVYTRLTSYVDWISSKVGTYGICHQ, from the exons ATGGCGTCCTCTCGGGCAATTTCATTAGCGGGATATCTGCTGGTCGTCTCGGCTCTTCGCACTTCAGCGCTAATG gagGAAGGTCGCGAAGCCTCGATGCAAAAACCAGCTAAGGACGCAATCGGTGCCCTCAGAGCAACAG TGGAGTTGCCATGTATGACAAATTCTACACCATATGCCATGAATCTAGGAACTACAGTGATATTTAAATCTCCCAGATTTCCGCGTAGGTATCCCAGGAAGACAGACTGCGGATGGAACTTAACG GGAACAAATATAGTGGTGGATTGTGACCAGTTTCGGACGCAGCGTCGCAAATACCGAGTTTGTTTCGACTACCTTTCTCTTAATGGGATTAA GTTTTGTGGAGGGTTCGAACGCAGGCCGATAGGTTTTACGAGCAACGGCACCTCTCTCTCGATCAACTTCCATTCTGACAGGCTGTGGAACAAGAGAGGCTTCTCCTGTCAAGCGACGGTTATGCCGGCCACTCCTGACGAGGAAGTCCCCACGACATGCA CCTGCGGGATACCCAACAGACAATCCAGGATCGTAGGCGGGCATCCTACGGGCCAGAACGAGTACCCCTGGCAAGTCGCCATAGCCTGGCCTGGCAATAACGACTTCCAGGACTTCTATTGTGGAGGATCCGTCATCAATAAGAGATTCGTCTTGACAGCTGCACATTGTGGCGT tatcttCGAGGACCAAGTGATTGTTGGAGCACACTCTTGGCTTTCCCCACTCACCTCTGGACGAAGAGTCAATATTGAGACCGTCATTAAGCATGAACAATATAATCCTG AAACGAAGGAAAATGACATCGCACTAGTCAAGCTGGCAGAGGACCTGAATTTCACAGACACAAGAGTGGCTGCAGTTTGCCTGCCAACTGTTGGAACACAGGAGACCTATGCAGGGATGAAGGCCATAGCTACCGGTTGGGGATCACTAGACTATG GAACACCTGTTTTCCCTTCTGAACTTCAAGAAGTCGAGGTCGATGTTGTCAATAATTCTGTGTGCTTGGGAAGCAACGGGATGTTTTCAGTGATTACGGACAACATGCTGTGTGCTGGGTCAGATGCAGGTGGCAACGGAACCTGTCAG ggTGATTCAGGAGGACCTCTAGTTGTCGAAACGGGCGGGATATTCACCCAAATTGGTGCCACGTCCCTGGGAATAGGCTGTGGATCTGAAAACTTCTATGGCGTCTATACGCGTCTGACCA GCTACGTGGACTGGATATCGTCTAAAGTTGGAACTTACGGAATATGCCACCAGTGA
- the LOC135215714 gene encoding chymotrypsinogen A-like isoform X1, which produces MQKPAKDAIGALRATVELPCMTNSTPYAMNLGTTVIFKSPRFPRRYPRKTDCGWNLTGTNIVVDCDQFRTQRRKYRVCFDYLSLNGIKFCGGFERRPIGFTSNGTSLSINFHSDRLWNKRGFSCQATVMPATPDEEVPTTCTCGIPNRQSRIVGGHPTGQNEYPWQVAIAWPGNNDFQDFYCGGSVINKRFVLTAAHCGVIFEDQVIVGAHSWLSPLTSGRRVNIETVIKHEQYNPETKENDIALVKLAEDLNFTDTRVAAVCLPTVGTQETYAGMKAIATGWGSLDYGTPVFPSELQEVEVDVVNNSVCLGSNGMFSVITDNMLCAGSDAGGNGTCQGDSGGPLVVETGGIFTQIGATSLGIGCGSENFYGVYTRLTSYVDWISSKVGTYGICHQ; this is translated from the exons ATGCAAAAACCAGCTAAGGACGCAATCGGTGCCCTCAGAGCAACAG TGGAGTTGCCATGTATGACAAATTCTACACCATATGCCATGAATCTAGGAACTACAGTGATATTTAAATCTCCCAGATTTCCGCGTAGGTATCCCAGGAAGACAGACTGCGGATGGAACTTAACG GGAACAAATATAGTGGTGGATTGTGACCAGTTTCGGACGCAGCGTCGCAAATACCGAGTTTGTTTCGACTACCTTTCTCTTAATGGGATTAA GTTTTGTGGAGGGTTCGAACGCAGGCCGATAGGTTTTACGAGCAACGGCACCTCTCTCTCGATCAACTTCCATTCTGACAGGCTGTGGAACAAGAGAGGCTTCTCCTGTCAAGCGACGGTTATGCCGGCCACTCCTGACGAGGAAGTCCCCACGACATGCA CCTGCGGGATACCCAACAGACAATCCAGGATCGTAGGCGGGCATCCTACGGGCCAGAACGAGTACCCCTGGCAAGTCGCCATAGCCTGGCCTGGCAATAACGACTTCCAGGACTTCTATTGTGGAGGATCCGTCATCAATAAGAGATTCGTCTTGACAGCTGCACATTGTGGCGT tatcttCGAGGACCAAGTGATTGTTGGAGCACACTCTTGGCTTTCCCCACTCACCTCTGGACGAAGAGTCAATATTGAGACCGTCATTAAGCATGAACAATATAATCCTG AAACGAAGGAAAATGACATCGCACTAGTCAAGCTGGCAGAGGACCTGAATTTCACAGACACAAGAGTGGCTGCAGTTTGCCTGCCAACTGTTGGAACACAGGAGACCTATGCAGGGATGAAGGCCATAGCTACCGGTTGGGGATCACTAGACTATG GAACACCTGTTTTCCCTTCTGAACTTCAAGAAGTCGAGGTCGATGTTGTCAATAATTCTGTGTGCTTGGGAAGCAACGGGATGTTTTCAGTGATTACGGACAACATGCTGTGTGCTGGGTCAGATGCAGGTGGCAACGGAACCTGTCAG ggTGATTCAGGAGGACCTCTAGTTGTCGAAACGGGCGGGATATTCACCCAAATTGGTGCCACGTCCCTGGGAATAGGCTGTGGATCTGAAAACTTCTATGGCGTCTATACGCGTCTGACCA GCTACGTGGACTGGATATCGTCTAAAGTTGGAACTTACGGAATATGCCACCAGTGA